Part of the Synechocystis sp. PCC 7509 genome is shown below.
GGAAATATCCGGGCATAACGATTTAGGCACATTGCAGCGCTATCTAGAAGTATCCCCAGAGCAGAAAAAAAGGGCTGTGGCGGTAATTGGTTTTTAAGCGCAGAAGCAGAACGTCCGGGCGATGGCGCGCCAAATTTTTGTGTTGACAATAGAACGCGCGTAGCTACATATTTGTAGTTATATTAAAGGTGTGAGGGTAAAGTTGCGTTGGGAATGGGACGACGACAAGAATCGGACAAACGAGTTAAAGCATGGTCTTGACTTCGAGACAGCGCAACTTACGTTTGACGATCCGATCGCCGTGAGCAGACTGGACTTATATCCTAATGAGGAACGCTGGCAAACCATTGGGATCATCGATCAAACAATCGTTATTGTTGTTCATACTTTGCCAGCATATGACGCGGAGAGCGATGAAGACGTTGGGCGGATTATCAGCGCACGTAAAGCAACAAGACATGAACGGAGGGCATATGAAGAAGGAAACTTCTAAAGGTTTGACGGCTAAACAGAAAGCACAGCTTGAAGCTTTGGCGGCTCTGCCAGATGACCAGATTAATACAGATGATATTCCAGAGGCTACTGGAGATTGGAGCGGAGCAAAGCGGGGTGTGTTTTATCGTCCCATCAAGCAGCAAATCACGCTGCGCTTAGACGCTGACCTGATCGACTGGTTTAAGACGCATCAAGGGCAGAGCGAGGGGTATCAAACCAGCATCAACCGCGCCTTGCGGGAGTACGTCAGGCAGCAGCAGTGTTGAAAATTACGCCCGTATCTATAAACTGCGATCGCACGCGCGCCAGTCTCAACACCTAAGAGATAGTGCTTACCACAACGTCTTAATCTGCTTGCCAGCCCAGTTGCTTAGTTTATATACTCCGTAAGCTGTTGCACCTGCTCCACTAATAAGGATTGCTCCCATCACCATCGGGCCACCCACCGCCGCCGTGACTACTGCTGTTGCTGCGGCTCCGGTGACGCTACTGCCCATCAATCCTGCTATTGCCGTTGTCGCTCCACCAAGTCCCATTGTTGACACCGCCGAAGCCATGCCAGCATAACCAGCTAGAGAACCCGCTCCGGCGGCGGCAGTGGTAACAGCACTGCCTACAGTAACCGCAGCCCCTGTCCCAGCTTGTAGAGATTTTTTACCCGACCTATCTATCTCTGCTATCGCATCTACGAAGCCATCAATAGCATCTTTCAAAGGTTCCATATGTTGCACCTCTAAGGCATATACTCAATTTCATCTTGTCCTCTAAAATTACAGATTGGGTTTAGAGATGATGAATATTTGGATAAAGAGTTAGCGAATACCTACGCAACGAATACACACGAAGCCAAAATGTTGACCAATGGTCTACAAATCCAAGGTGGCAATGTGCGATCGCCCTACTGATTCCGAACTGATAAGCGCACATTGCCGATGTTCTCTGCACTCCAATCGTTTCATTTAATCCTAATCCTTTAGTTCTTTCATGCACTACAAAAGAATTATTTTGTAATTGAAAGTATGCTATTTTTGGCTAACTATAGACAAACTAGCAGATGAATGGGTCTATTACCCATTCCTTGCAGAACCTTAAAAAGCAGCTAAAAACGACTAAAAAAAGGTAGTTTTCGTGTTGCCAATCGTTGCCATAGTGTAGCCAATTGTTGCCAATCGTTGCCAATCGTTGCCATAGAGTTGCCATAGGGATTGAGCCGAGATACGTGTAAAAAGGTGCCACTTCGTTTAAAAGCTTTACTAGATATAGCTTTCGGATATTTCAATAGGGAGAAGAATTGCTCCTTCTAAGGGCTGTGGAATGTTATGCAAATCCACTACATAATCTCCGTATCGTTTGATATGTCTGGTAATGTAAGGGCTTAAAGTGGCAACTTCTTTTTGGTTAATCGAGTAGCCCTCTAAGCTCAAACCTTGAATTGCCTTTGACATATCAAAAGCATTTTGGAGAATAACCGCACTTGCTACCAAATCAAACGAAAACTTACCTTTTTTTGTTCGTTTTCGGTCTGGCGTCATGTTTACGTTTCTGCGAAGCCAATAGGGAAGATAGAACCACTCATCTAATAGTTGAGTCGTATAGTGTAAGCAATAATAGCATAGCTTGTCAATTGGCAAAATAATTCTTGTGTAGTGGCGGAGCAAAGAGGACTAAAGGATGGTAGGATTGAGAATGCTACCTCTTCTATAATAAAGCCTGATTAAAGGGGTGCTTATAGCTGTAGATTCTAGTTTACCTATCGGTTTCAGGCCATGGGTTTACCGCTTAATTGATATATCACTATGTCATATGTCATGTTTCGAATGGGTTTGTCATTCAATGTCGTCTTTATAAGGGATATGTATATTTGTATACCGCTTCCTTGGTAGGACGAAAAAAAAAGGTCAAGTCTTGCCAGTTACGAATGCGTGGCATTAATTTGATTCCCAATAGGTACGACAGCGCAAACACAGGTGCGGACTGTCCTTGAGTATCTGCGTGTAGAATATCGGGCTGAATATCTGAAGTGTTCTTTAGTAAACCCATCCAAAATATATACACTGCTTCCCAAACACCACAGGTAATGAAATGTGTAAAATAAAGCAATGTATTTGTCCGAAACATGATGATAAGCAATACCACCGTAACCGCCATAACGGATGTGATACTCCGACAGGAGGTTATTTTTTTCATAAATCTCAAATTTTTGCTGCCGTCGGCTGCGGGCTCTCTTCCCACTACCCCAGCACTTGGGCAAATGGAGACGATTGTAGGCATTAATCATATCTCGACTAGCAGCTTGTAGGTTCTCGGCTGTAATATGACGACGGTTAAATATAGGAAAGCATATGGCTCGTCACTACTCCTCTAGTATGACGAGCCGTTTGGTTCGGTCCTAAGTTACAGCCGTAGCCAAAAGTCGTGAAAATGTAGCGCTCCATTGGCTTTTCTATTTTTGGTTCGGAACCAGATAACGGACCAAAATGCCGTGTCCAATTCAACCAATGCTCGACATTACAAAGGATATCGAGGACACTACGTTCTGGTAAGCGCTGCAAGATTGAGGCTTCTAGCGCTGCGGCCTCCGTCAGGCTTTTCTTGAGCGGGGATGCGTTTAAGCACAGGTTCCCCATCGGGGCTAATAGTAACTTGTTTGCCATCAGAACAAATTTGATCTACTTTCTCTGCCGTTTGGGTGAGCAAGCGTTGCAAATGCTCAATAAATTCAAGGGAGTTTGAAGGAATACCAAGTTCTTTGCAATAGCCTGCCATCATATCGGTTTACACTCGTCCCCAAGAGAGTAACTCCTGACGGAAATCTGCATAGGTTTCCGACCCTTCTACACAGGCATCCCCCGTTTTTAACTCCATTGCCAAGTAGGTAAATATACAAATCTCTAATTGCTGGCGAACCAATACTTCAGTTTTACCAGTGGTAAAAACAACTAATCGTCGCCATTTGTCACTAATAAAGCTCAAATCAACTCCAGCAGATAACCACTTACCGCGTCGATGCTCTTGTTCAAGCACAAAAGTTAAAGCTGCTATCAACGACTGGTCTTGAGTTGTAGAGCGAATATCCAGTGACCGCACCAAACCAAACAGCAGCTTGCGGTAGCGAGAATAAAACTGCCATAACAAGGGAAAGTAATTGTCGCTGTTATAAGCAGCGATCTCCTCGCACTGCAATAGCAGTAGTTCTGAACCACCATGACAAGTAAGAACAGATTGCACTTGCTGTCCTAAAGCAGTGTCGTTAAGGCTATCGTTAGAAACCACCAGTATTTGCGCCAGAACTCCTAGCAGAGCCTCAGTTTGAGTTAAGTGCTTCTCTCTCAACTTGACCAGTTTAGCTTTAGCTTTGGTGTGAATAGTTTGGAGACGCTTGAGAAACATTTCTACTAGATGATCTCGTGTTTTAATCTGAGCCTGGTATAGCAAGCACAAAAGTAAAGTCCGGCGTTTACTCTGCTTGATATCTTGAAACTCAGATATGTCCAATGATTTTGCTTGTGCAGCAAAGGACTTCACCTTACTCTTAGCAATGCCTGAAAGTAATCGCTCCGCATCTCCAAAAGACATCAATTGGTCAAATTTAGCTAAGAGTTCCTGCATATGTGACAGTGTGGCGCTCTTGGGTGGAGATTTCAATAACTTCAAGGTAGCTACTGACTGCTGCGACTCTCTCAATAGCAGCCCGTCTAAGTAGCCTTGTTCAGTTTGGGATAATCCTGCCCCTACTCGTTGAAATAGACGAGTATTGGCAATAGAGCGGATATTGGCAGCCAATCGGTTAATAGTGCTGAAAGCTGGCAACTCATAACGTTCTTTTACCAATTCTTCAATCGCCACATTAATTAAATCTGCTGGATGATCCTTTACTTGAGCCGCTACAGCAATAGCTTGTGCTACTAATTGTTGTGCTGCATTGTCATAGGGCTTAACATTTAAGTATGTGCGAATAACTGACATATAGCGACGACGGGAACGTAGAGAAGAAATTGCTGAGACCTTACTACTCAACTTCAAGCCGGAGCGGAGGTGGTTGATAATTAGAAGTGGCACAAACTCTAGATGAGGAAAATAACCGAGCCGTTGGAAGGTTTTTAGCATCACTAATAAACTCAGCCGTCCGTTCGAGCCGCGAGACTTGGCATTGATAAACTCAAGTTCCTCTTGAGTTGGAGTATAAAGTTCGGCTAATTCTTTCTCGCTAGGTTGCTGCTTGAATTGAGGGTAAGCGGTACGTTCAATAACAGTAATTGGCTTGTCCTTTTAGGCTTTTGGTCAGGATGCCAAAATGTCTGCTAAGTAATATTAGCAGATATTACTATCCGGTTTTAAGGGGATAAATGTCTGCTAATGTTCTTAATATCTCGGAAATATCATGTCTGCTGCTAATGTCTTTACACGTGCCGTTAGGCTATCTTAACTAAAAATTGAGGGTGTAATGTGCCATGAAACGTAACAGTATCCCAGCAATCTCAAAATCGGGAGAGCAAACTTTAGCACAGTATGAATCCTATTTAGGCTCAGTGGCGGATGTCAGCCTGGTAACTATTCGTAACTACAAGAGCGATCTTCGCCAGTTTATATTCTGGTGGGAGGAATCCTCCTCTGAAGGCCAAGAAATTCCCAAATCTTTTTTACTAAATACGATTGCTACCCCGACAATAACAAGTTATCGTTCTTACTTACAAAATTCACTGCAACTCAAACCAGCTTCTGTAAACCGATATTTAGTGACACTTAAGTGCTATTTTGCTTGGGCTATGGAAACTGGGTTAGTTAACAATAACCCTGCACAGATTGTTAAGTTAATCCCTTTTGTTGGTTCAGCGCCACGTCATCTCTCTGATGCGGAGGAATCTGCTTTGGTTGCGGCAGTTACGCATTCTGGTAGCCTCAGAGACCGAACAATAATTGTCTTGATGCTTCATACTGGACTACGTTCCCAAGAAGTTTGTACACTTCAACAACAACAGGTTCACTTAGGGAAACGTAGCGGCATTTTACAAGTACATGGCAAACGCAATAAATACCGCGACGTACCATTGAATGCAACAGCTAGATCGGTGTTAGTGGAGTATTTCAAGACTCGGACACAAGAAATAAGTTATCTATTTCTTTCCGAAAAAACGGGCGAGGCTCTGACGGAGAGAGCCTTGGGGTACTTGGTCAAAAAATATACTCATTTAGCTTCGCTCATTGATGTCAGTCCACATGATTTGCGTCATCGGTTTGGATATCGAATGGCTCAAGTGGTTCCACTGCATCGACTCGCTCAAATTATGGGTCATGATTCTCTTGACACCACAATGATCTACGTTCGTGGAACACAGAGTGACCTTCAAACAGAGATAGAGAAAATAGCTTGGGAGTGAACTAAATGACCATCTAGCAAGGATTTCCGATGAAGTGGCACCTTTTTACACGTATCTCGGCTCAATCCCTTAATGCTATATTGCACCGCCTTCAAGGAATGTTAGCTATATGGCGCAGTTGGAAGACTCCCTTAGATGCGATCGCCTGGGCTGTTAACCAATTACCTGATGTGCCTCGTGATGTCTTGGAGGCGGAGTTTGAAGAACTGGAAGCGACTAATGGAAAAAAAGCCCCGGCTTGGGTGGCAAGAGTGGAGGAGTTGAAAGTAGACGTATTTTAACGCAGAGATTAACCAATGCGATCGCATTACCCCGACTAATTACAGTTGGGGTAAGCATTAATTTAGAACAGAAAAAGACAAAATTTTCAATGAATATCGGTGAATTTCTTGAGATGAGTTTAGATGAATTAGAAAGCGTTTCTGGGATTGAAAAAACCAGATGGTGCAAGTATTTCAATGGAGGATTGATGAACGAACGCAATATTTACCGTTTTGCGGCTTCTGTGGAGATGACCGCCGGAGAATTTCTCGATGCTTTAAACCAAAAAAGAAAAAGTTTAAGGGCTTTAAAGATGAAAAATGTAGAAGTTATTAGTGGAAGCCAGCATTTATTTACAACTGATTAAAGGTGAAAATGGTTGTTAAAAAAGGTAAATCAATCTTTCGTGCTGCTTTGGATGAAGAACTAATTACAGAAGTAAAGGTGGCGGCGGCAAGGATTGGGGTAAATCCTAATGCGATCGCGGAAGCAGCTTTAAGGATGTTTTTGAGCGACGAGCAGAACATTGAAAAAATAAAACCAAATCAAAAAAAATAACCTTCATGGAAATATTACCTAAATCAATGACAGAAACCGAATTTTGGGAACAGCTAAAAGCCAGAGCCTACGAGTACGGGAAGCGGAAGGGCATTCCCCGTCCAAAGGAGCAGGAAGCCCGTGACGGTTTTCCTGTAGAAATTTCCCCTATTGACACACCAGAAATAGATTTTGCGGGGGAAGACTTTAAGAGCAAAGATGCCTCAAGTTCTGGGGAGGGATTGTCCTTGACTTTTGCAGAGTTTCAAGAAATAAGCTTAGGTCAATTAGCCGTTATGACTAATATTGATCGGCACAGATGGAGTAGATATTTATCAGGAAAAGTCTCCATGACTAAAAGCACTTTAGCCAAAGTTGCTCAAAAACTAGGCATGACCCCCGTACAGCTATATGAAGCAATAATTGCGCGTCGTAGTAGTAGTAGTAAATAAAAGGAAGCAGTAATACTAATGAATGCAATCATACCTATTTGGGAAACTCGTACTCCAGTTAACAAAGGTAAGTCCTTTGAGATTATACGCAATGCTCAATTTCCGCTTAATATTACCCAACCAATTGATCCGGCAACAAAAAAACTAATAGAGCTAGTGATTCGACGCTGGACGGCATCAGGGTATTGGCTTGATTTTAATTTATTAGGTAAAGGTCGAGCGTGCGATTACCCTCTGAACCTTCCAGGGGTTAAAGCCGAAGAAAGTTGGGCTGAAGTTCTAGAAGCACTGCTGAAGCTTTGCATTGCTTGTCATCGATATTCCCCCGCTCTCAGACAACCATATTTTTTCCCCAATCTTCTTTGGCTCGCCGTCGTCAACGATA
Proteins encoded:
- a CDS encoding helix-turn-helix domain-containing protein, whose protein sequence is MEILPKSMTETEFWEQLKARAYEYGKRKGIPRPKEQEARDGFPVEISPIDTPEIDFAGEDFKSKDASSSGEGLSLTFAEFQEISLGQLAVMTNIDRHRWSRYLSGKVSMTKSTLAKVAQKLGMTPVQLYEAIIARRSSSSK
- a CDS encoding BrnT family toxin gives rise to the protein MRVKLRWEWDDDKNRTNELKHGLDFETAQLTFDDPIAVSRLDLYPNEERWQTIGIIDQTIVIVVHTLPAYDAESDEDVGRIISARKATRHERRAYEEGNF
- a CDS encoding DUF4158 domain-containing protein, whose protein sequence is MTVIERTAYPQFKQQPSEKELAELYTPTQEELEFINAKSRGSNGRLSLLVMLKTFQRLGYFPHLEFVPLLIINHLRSGLKLSSKVSAISSLRSRRRYMSVIRTYLNVKPYDNAAQQLVAQAIAVAAQVKDHPADLINVAIEELVKERYELPAFSTINRLAANIRSIANTRLFQRVGAGLSQTEQGYLDGLLLRESQQSVATLKLLKSPPKSATLSHMQELLAKFDQLMSFGDAERLLSGIAKSKVKSFAAQAKSLDISEFQDIKQSKRRTLLLCLLYQAQIKTRDHLVEMFLKRLQTIHTKAKAKLVKLREKHLTQTEALLGVLAQILVVSNDSLNDTALGQQVQSVLTCHGGSELLLLQCEEIAAYNSDNYFPLLWQFYSRYRKLLFGLVRSLDIRSTTQDQSLIAALTFVLEQEHRRGKWLSAGVDLSFISDKWRRLVVFTTGKTEVLVRQQLEICIFTYLAMELKTGDACVEGSETYADFRQELLSWGRV
- a CDS encoding tyrosine-type recombinase/integrase, translated to MKRNSIPAISKSGEQTLAQYESYLGSVADVSLVTIRNYKSDLRQFIFWWEESSSEGQEIPKSFLLNTIATPTITSYRSYLQNSLQLKPASVNRYLVTLKCYFAWAMETGLVNNNPAQIVKLIPFVGSAPRHLSDAEESALVAAVTHSGSLRDRTIIVLMLHTGLRSQEVCTLQQQQVHLGKRSGILQVHGKRNKYRDVPLNATARSVLVEYFKTRTQEISYLFLSEKTGEALTERALGYLVKKYTHLASLIDVSPHDLRHRFGYRMAQVVPLHRLAQIMGHDSLDTTMIYVRGTQSDLQTEIEKIAWE
- a CDS encoding Tn3 family transposase, which produces MTPDRKRTKKGKFSFDLVASAVILQNAFDMSKAIQGLSLEGYSINQKEVATLSPYITRHIKRYGDYVVDLHNIPQPLEGAILLPIEISESYI
- a CDS encoding Tn3 family transposase, with the translated sequence MQRLPERSVLDILCNVEHWLNWTRHFGPLSGSEPKIEKPMERYIFTTFGYGCNLGPNQTARHTRGVVTSHMLSYI
- a CDS encoding BrnA antitoxin family protein; protein product: MKKETSKGLTAKQKAQLEALAALPDDQINTDDIPEATGDWSGAKRGVFYRPIKQQITLRLDADLIDWFKTHQGQSEGYQTSINRALREYVRQQQC